CAGGAACGGCGTGGGGTCAGGCATGGCATCCACGGGCTCCCGCAAAAGTAGTTTGCGGCTCTCGGCCCCAAATCTGTAGACTTCCTCAAATTCAGGGTGCAGGGGGGCGGACAGGCTCTTTTTCATGCGGCGGCGGGGCGTTTCGGGCAGCTTGTCCTTGGGGGGCGCTGGCCTGTAGCTGGCCAGCACGGGGCTCCCGGACGGGCTGCCGTCGGAGGTGCCGCTGGAGCTCAGCAGCTTCCGCTTGGCGGCGTGCAGCTGGGCCGTCAGGTAGGCGATGGTGCCGGCGCGCTGCTCCAGCTCGCTGGACAGCATGCTCAGCTTGTGGCTCTTCACCTTGAGCTCCTCCAGGtacttcttctccctctccttgatGGTGTTCTCCAGCACCGCGATCATCGCGTTCTTCTGCTCCAGTTCTTTCAGCAGCTCATTGTTTTCGTCCTCCTTGAGTTTCAGCTGAGCTTCCAGTTCTTCACATCTTTTCTTTAGTTCACTGCTTCTAGAAGATCCATCTCCTGGAAGAAGAAGCCGAGCGGCCAGGTTAGGAATCCACCGAGCCGAGGCAGGGAGAGCTGTGTGTGGGAGGCCCCGTGCAGGCTGGCCTCGTGGCCCGTGTCGGGGTGAGCGTGAGGAAGAGGGGTGCTCAAAGGCCACACGGAAGGCAGGGCTGTGGGCCGGGTGTCCTGCACCCACCCTGGAGGCAGCAGCTTGGACCTAAGCCACGGCCCCCACCCCTAAGTCCTCTCCCCTCACCTGAGGGTGGGAGACCAGGTGGTCTCtgaggccccttccagctcttAGTTCTCTGGCTCACTGCATAAAAGAATGTCTCCAAATTTTAAGAATGCTGAAGTGAAAACAGGCATTTCCAGAGTGTGAGACCTCACCAAATACTTAGGATTAGAGTGGGCAGGTGCCTCCGCCTGCTCAGGTGATGTGTATTAAATGGCTGCTCCATTCAAAGCACATTTGGAAAGACAAATGTAAAGCCTCCCCAGGTCTAACATGCCAAGACTCTCAAGTTGCAGAGGAGACAGCATGTCTGGCTGCTGCCTTACCCCAACGACACTGGTCCCCTCTCTCGTCTCTTAGAGAGGTGTCCTTGTCTGTGCTCGGCCCTTGCCTCTGCCCGCCCTGCCTGAACACCATGTGGCCACTCCTGCGTGCCTCTCAGAGCCAGCCCTTCAGCAGATGTCagtgctgcctcccctccccgtcCTCTAGGGACCTGGGGCCCACCTCCGGCCACCTTGGCCTCCCGCTTGCTGGCTGCAATTACATCACGCCCACGTTGGCACCCTGGCTCCACGCCCAGCACCACCGCCCTGCTCCTCCTCACATGCCTGGCTGGCCCTCCTCCTCGCCTGGCTCCTAGAAAGTTGGGGCTCTGTCCACTTCTTTCTAGGCTCTTCCTTGCTGATTGGGAACTCACCTGAGGGTCAGCTCCTAAGTCAGACTTCTGAGTGCTAATCCTACAGGTGGTGCCCATCAGACCTGCCCCTCAAGGCCAAGCATCTGCTCTCCTCCGGCATCTGTTTCCCCTGGGACTGCTCTGGCCCTCCCCCTCGATGCACACGCCCCTGAGGCCTCCCTGTCAGCTGGTCAGTCTCCCTGTCTCCCCTCTGTCTCCggctcctgcctcctggccttgGTCCAGCCTCCTTTCGGGTCTTCCTGTCTGCTTTCAGCCCATCCTGTGCTTAGCAGGCCGGTCACCCCTCTCAACAGTCCAGCCCCCGTTCAACAGCGGCTTCTCACTGCCGAATGAGCTCCACGCTGCAGAGTGCTTTCCAGTTCC
This genomic stretch from Equus przewalskii isolate Varuska chromosome 7, EquPr2, whole genome shotgun sequence harbors:
- the CCDC92 gene encoding coiled-coil domain-containing protein 92, translating into MAATNLENQLHSAQKNLLFLQREHASTLKGLHAEIRRLQQHCTDLTYELTLKSSEQTGDGSSRSSELKKRCEELEAQLKLKEDENNELLKELEQKNAMIAVLENTIKEREKKYLEELKVKSHKLSMLSSELEQRAGTIAYLTAQLHAAKRKLLSSSGTSDGSPSGSPVLASYRPAPPKDKLPETPRRRMKKSLSAPLHPEFEEVYRFGAESRKLLLREPVDAMPDPTPFLLARESAEVHLIKERPLVIPPIASERSSGEQHSPAREKQHKAHVGVAHRIHHGAPPQAQPEVETLAVDQVNGGNVVRKHSGTDRTV